The Kineosporiaceae bacterium genome contains a region encoding:
- the kdpC gene encoding potassium-transporting ATPase subunit KdpC has product MITVRQLARLSLAGLRLLLVFTVVLGLAYPLAMVGLARLVPGRADGSLISSAGADGQVIGSRLIGQPFTGDGWFLPRPSVAGDGYDPMASGASNLGPNNADLAATIHDRIAQVAAREGVDVAAVPPDAVTASASGLDPDISPQYARLQVARVARARDLPVADVAALVEQHVRGRQLGFIGEPRVNVLELNLALDALRPAAG; this is encoded by the coding sequence GTGATCACCGTGCGTCAGCTGGCACGTCTGTCCCTGGCCGGCCTACGGCTGCTGCTGGTCTTCACCGTCGTCCTGGGGTTGGCCTACCCACTGGCGATGGTGGGGCTCGCCCGGCTCGTCCCCGGCCGGGCCGATGGCTCGCTGATCAGTTCCGCCGGAGCCGACGGCCAGGTGATCGGGTCCCGGCTGATCGGTCAGCCGTTCACCGGCGACGGCTGGTTCCTGCCCCGGCCCTCGGTGGCCGGCGACGGCTACGACCCGATGGCCTCGGGAGCCTCGAACCTGGGGCCGAACAACGCCGACCTGGCCGCCACGATCCACGACCGCATCGCGCAGGTCGCCGCCCGCGAGGGCGTGGACGTCGCTGCGGTGCCGCCCGACGCGGTGACCGCCTCGGCGTCCGGCCTCGACCCCGACATCTCCCCGCAGTACGCGCGGCTGCAGGTGGCCCGGGTGGCCCGGGCCCGCGACCTGCCCGTGGCAGACGTGGCGGCCCTGGTCGAACAGCACGTCCGCGGCCGCCAACTGGGATTCATCGGCGAACCTCGGGTGAACGTGCTGGAGCTCAATCTGGCTCTGGACGCGCTGCGGCCCGCGGCGGGTTGA
- a CDS encoding sensor histidine kinase KdpD, producing MARGVLRIYLGAAPGVGKTYAMLCEGHRRRDRGTEVVVAIVESHGRPQTAALVAGLEVIPRRTLQHRGAEFTEMDLDAVVAAKPQVALVDELAHTNVPGSRNAKRWQDVEELLEAGIDVISTVNIQHLESLNDVVESITGVRQLETVPDEVVRRADQIELVDMSPQALRRRMAHGNVYAADMVDAALAHYFRVGNLTALRELALLWVADRVDDALDRYRAEHSIAAPWPARERVVVALSGGPEGASLIRRGARIAERALGGELLALHVSRQDGLTGTAPDTVARQRQLVTSLGGTWHSVVGDDVATAILEFARAVNASQIVLGAPRRGRLGHLLSPGPGSAVVRDSGDIDVHIVTHDQQGRGHPRIGRQPRLGRRRRLIGWALALAGPLALTAVLYRFRDLHTLATDLMLFLVLTVGVAMVGGRMPAIVAASASGLLANYFFTPPVLTFTVAEPQNALALAVLLGVAIAVSMIVDLAAQRQSDAARARAEADTLSTLAGAVLQGADAVPALLARLRESFNLSSVTLEQRTSGRWQHRAAAHRPDGPLEPSSVADSGGVREQSDDSTTLSVSDDIRLVLTGRRLSAEDTRVANVVAAQVETLVERDLLRAETSVNRAERERTAIRTALLAAVSHDLRTPLAGVKAAASSLLATDVELDPRDQRTLLHEIEDSADRLQSLIDNLLDLSRLDAGVVTPQREAVALDELVPRALRGLPPEHFVLRVPDTLPVVSVDAGLLERALANIFENAVRHATSDTPVAVDAAAVNDQVVIRIADRGPGVSDARKSAFFQAFQRLGDAPAGQGLGLGLAVARGFVEANGGSLDAEDTPGGGLTLVIALPQALAQEQSWPES from the coding sequence ATGGCCCGCGGCGTCCTACGCATCTACCTCGGCGCCGCCCCCGGCGTCGGCAAGACCTACGCCATGCTCTGCGAGGGTCATCGCCGCCGGGACCGTGGCACCGAGGTCGTGGTGGCGATCGTCGAGTCGCACGGCCGGCCCCAGACCGCCGCGCTGGTCGCCGGCCTCGAGGTGATCCCCCGGCGCACCCTGCAGCATCGCGGCGCGGAGTTCACCGAGATGGATCTGGACGCCGTGGTGGCTGCGAAGCCACAGGTCGCCCTGGTCGACGAACTCGCCCACACCAATGTGCCCGGCTCGCGCAACGCCAAGCGCTGGCAGGACGTCGAGGAGTTGCTCGAGGCGGGCATTGACGTGATCTCGACGGTGAACATCCAGCACCTGGAATCGCTCAACGACGTCGTCGAGTCGATCACCGGCGTGCGGCAGCTCGAGACCGTGCCCGACGAGGTGGTCCGTCGAGCCGACCAGATCGAGCTGGTCGACATGAGCCCGCAGGCACTGCGCCGGCGGATGGCTCACGGCAACGTGTACGCCGCCGACATGGTGGACGCCGCCCTGGCGCACTACTTCAGGGTCGGCAACCTCACCGCGCTGCGCGAGTTGGCCCTGCTGTGGGTGGCCGACCGGGTCGACGACGCGCTGGACCGGTATCGGGCCGAACACTCCATCGCCGCGCCCTGGCCCGCCCGCGAACGGGTGGTGGTCGCCCTGTCCGGCGGCCCGGAGGGGGCCAGTCTGATCCGGCGAGGAGCGCGGATCGCCGAACGCGCCCTGGGCGGCGAGCTGCTGGCGCTGCACGTCTCGCGTCAGGACGGCCTCACCGGTACCGCGCCGGACACGGTGGCGCGCCAGCGCCAGCTGGTGACCTCGCTCGGCGGCACCTGGCACTCGGTGGTGGGTGACGACGTCGCCACCGCGATCCTCGAGTTCGCCCGCGCGGTCAACGCCAGCCAGATCGTGCTCGGTGCCCCGCGCCGGGGTCGGTTGGGCCACCTGCTCTCCCCCGGGCCCGGCTCGGCCGTCGTGCGTGACTCGGGCGACATCGACGTGCACATCGTCACGCACGATCAACAAGGTCGTGGTCACCCCCGCATCGGGCGCCAACCTCGGCTGGGACGGCGCCGCCGCCTGATCGGGTGGGCGCTGGCCCTGGCTGGTCCGTTGGCTCTGACCGCGGTGCTCTATCGATTTCGTGATCTGCACACCCTGGCGACCGACCTCATGCTGTTCCTCGTGCTGACCGTCGGGGTCGCGATGGTGGGGGGCCGGATGCCGGCCATCGTCGCGGCGAGTGCCTCGGGGCTGCTGGCGAACTACTTCTTCACCCCACCCGTGCTGACCTTCACGGTCGCCGAGCCACAGAACGCCCTGGCGTTGGCGGTGTTGCTGGGGGTGGCGATCGCGGTGTCGATGATCGTCGATCTGGCGGCCCAGCGACAATCCGATGCCGCCCGGGCACGGGCGGAGGCCGACACCCTGAGCACCCTGGCCGGTGCCGTACTGCAGGGCGCCGACGCCGTCCCGGCCTTGCTGGCCCGGCTACGCGAGTCCTTCAACCTGTCATCGGTGACGCTCGAACAACGCACGTCCGGTCGCTGGCAGCACCGGGCTGCCGCCCATCGCCCTGACGGCCCGCTGGAGCCTTCGAGCGTCGCCGATTCCGGCGGCGTCAGGGAGCAGTCCGACGACTCGACGACGCTGTCGGTCTCCGACGACATCCGCCTGGTGTTGACCGGACGTCGACTCAGCGCCGAGGACACTCGCGTCGCCAATGTCGTTGCCGCTCAAGTGGAAACGCTGGTCGAACGCGACCTGCTGCGCGCCGAGACCAGCGTCAACCGGGCCGAGCGAGAGCGCACCGCGATCCGGACGGCGCTGCTCGCGGCGGTCTCCCACGACCTCCGCACCCCCCTGGCAGGGGTCAAGGCAGCAGCCAGCAGTCTGCTGGCCACCGATGTCGAGCTCGATCCGCGCGACCAACGCACGCTGCTGCACGAGATCGAGGACTCGGCGGATCGGCTGCAGTCCCTGATCGACAACCTGCTCGACCTCAGCCGGCTCGATGCCGGGGTGGTGACCCCGCAGCGCGAGGCGGTGGCCCTGGACGAGCTGGTGCCCCGAGCGCTGCGCGGCCTGCCCCCGGAACACTTCGTGCTCCGCGTACCGGACACCCTGCCGGTGGTGTCGGTCGACGCCGGGCTGCTCGAACGAGCCCTGGCCAACATCTTCGAGAACGCCGTCCGGCACGCGACCTCCGACACCCCGGTGGCGGTGGATGCCGCAGCCGTGAACGACCAGGTGGTGATCCGCATCGCCGACCGCGGCCCGGGGGTGTCGGATGCTCGAAAGTCCGCGTTC